Proteins from a single region of Bogoriella caseilytica:
- a CDS encoding GNAT family N-acetyltransferase, with translation MPETPMTPDSAPRGPLRSRAQAPSELPLPDAAEVSWRELTRADIPALVEVIGRIEEADHPPYRTTVEEVEDYFAPGYDTAGIGGFADDDQGELMQAYGFVRLSQADRQVKRVFVSGGVAPTFRDRGMGSPLMDWQLGRARQLLAECAEAEEDVAARIVAHVDDDREDFTQLLTSRGFTPRRTYSQLRRDLSQPLPTISLERSVTVEPWTEALDDAVRRAHNTAFRDLWGSQPLTPQAWQQERTHHAPEWSFVALDRSSDRAQVAGYLISGRYEQDWPALGWTEGYIENLGVLPAWRGRHVATALLTRAMEAYRHDGMQYAGMDVDSDNPTGAIGLFERLGFERVRGSAVYTVEV, from the coding sequence GTGCCCGAGACCCCGATGACGCCCGACAGCGCCCCGCGCGGACCCTTGCGGTCGCGCGCCCAGGCGCCGTCGGAGCTACCGCTACCGGATGCCGCCGAGGTGTCCTGGCGCGAGCTGACGCGCGCGGACATCCCGGCACTGGTGGAGGTCATCGGGCGCATCGAGGAGGCTGACCACCCCCCCTATCGCACCACCGTGGAGGAAGTGGAGGACTACTTCGCTCCGGGTTACGACACTGCGGGCATCGGCGGCTTCGCCGACGATGACCAGGGCGAGCTCATGCAAGCCTACGGCTTTGTTCGCCTCTCTCAGGCCGACCGGCAGGTCAAGCGCGTCTTCGTCTCCGGTGGGGTGGCTCCCACCTTCCGCGACCGCGGCATGGGCTCCCCTCTGATGGACTGGCAGCTCGGCCGTGCCCGCCAGCTCCTCGCCGAATGCGCCGAGGCCGAGGAGGATGTCGCCGCGCGGATCGTGGCGCACGTGGACGACGACCGCGAGGACTTCACCCAGTTGCTGACCTCCCGCGGTTTCACCCCGCGGCGGACCTACAGTCAGCTGCGACGGGACCTCTCCCAGCCGCTACCGACGATCAGCCTCGAGCGCAGCGTGACCGTGGAACCGTGGACCGAGGCACTCGACGACGCCGTCCGGCGAGCGCACAACACCGCGTTCCGGGACCTCTGGGGCAGCCAACCGCTGACCCCGCAGGCATGGCAGCAGGAACGCACCCATCACGCGCCCGAGTGGAGCTTCGTCGCCTTGGATCGCAGCAGCGACCGGGCCCAGGTCGCGGGCTACCTGATCTCCGGACGCTATGAGCAGGACTGGCCCGCTCTGGGCTGGACCGAGGGATACATCGAGAACCTCGGAGTGCTGCCGGCGTGGCGGGGCCGGCACGTGGCGACGGCGCTACTCACCCGCGCCATGGAGGCCTACCGGCATGACGGTATGCAGTACGCCGGCATGGACGTGGACTCCGACAACCCCACCGGAGCCATCGGTCTGTTCGAAAGGCTCGGTTTCGAGCGGGTGCGCGGCTCGGCCGTCTACACCGTCGAGGTGTGA
- a CDS encoding DNA gyrase/topoisomerase IV subunit A translates to MPRRNSSATPPPDIAEKIVDIDVSQEMQGSFLEYAYSVIYSRALPDARDGLKPVQRRILYQMDQMGLRPDRGHVKSARVVGEVMGRLHPHGDGAIYDAMVRMAQPFALRLPMVDGHGNFGSLDDGPAASRYTEARLAAAALAMTADLDEDVVDLVPNYDNQLTQPEVLPSAIPNLLVNGASGIAVGMATNMPPHNLGEVVAAVRQLIAAPETSLDELMRFIPGPDLPEGGKIVGLEGVREAYATGRGSFRTRATTRVESITARKKGIVVTELPYMVGAERVIEKIKDAVGARKLQGVTNVQNLTDRHHGLRLVIEIKSGFNPEAVLEQLFKHTPMEESFGINNVALVDGQPRTLGLRELLQVYVAHRLEVVRRRTAYRLARATERAHLVAGLLIAIADIDEVIQVIRSSDDAETARARLMSVFELDEPQAEYILQLRLRRLTKFSRLELEAEQDELARRIQELTDILDSDERLREVVSEELAAIAAEHADPRRTVLLERPGGEAVGASAGKASGKAGSVPLEIPDDPCRVLLSGTGLVARTAEAEAPMRSGGRVAHDALTGEVPATARGHVGVVTSTGRLVRMEVIDIPGLPPTSGPPSLSGGIPLSELVALDAGEHAVGLARLEDDAAPLTLATARGTIKRVRPGDRPGNKESWTVISLEEGDRVIGALHSGDEDQLVLISSGAHLLRFSASLVRPQGRSGQGVAGMKLGDGVEVLHLAAVAEAELSAAVVVTVAGTSAALPGTTAGSAKVTPLDRYPGKGRATSGVRAQRFLRGEDALVLAWAGPEPARAVGSGGQPVELPEIDERRDGSGRPLSAPVAAVG, encoded by the coding sequence ATGCCGCGCCGGAACAGCTCCGCCACTCCCCCGCCTGACATCGCGGAGAAGATCGTCGACATCGATGTCTCCCAGGAGATGCAGGGTTCTTTCCTGGAGTACGCCTACTCGGTGATCTACTCACGGGCCCTGCCCGATGCCCGCGATGGGCTCAAGCCGGTGCAGCGCCGGATCCTCTACCAAATGGACCAGATGGGCCTGCGTCCTGATCGAGGGCACGTCAAGTCCGCGCGCGTGGTCGGTGAAGTCATGGGACGGCTCCACCCCCACGGTGACGGCGCCATTTACGACGCGATGGTCCGCATGGCCCAGCCCTTCGCCCTGCGCCTGCCGATGGTCGACGGTCACGGGAACTTTGGCTCCCTGGACGATGGTCCCGCAGCCTCGCGCTACACCGAGGCCCGCCTGGCCGCCGCTGCGCTGGCGATGACCGCCGACCTCGACGAAGACGTCGTCGATCTCGTCCCGAACTACGACAATCAGCTCACCCAGCCCGAGGTGCTGCCCTCGGCCATCCCTAATCTGCTGGTCAACGGCGCCTCCGGGATTGCCGTCGGCATGGCCACCAACATGCCGCCGCACAATCTCGGCGAGGTCGTGGCCGCAGTCCGGCAACTCATCGCCGCTCCCGAGACGAGCCTCGATGAGCTCATGCGCTTCATCCCCGGGCCCGACCTGCCCGAGGGCGGCAAGATCGTGGGGCTGGAGGGCGTCCGGGAGGCCTACGCCACCGGCCGGGGCTCCTTCCGCACCCGAGCGACCACACGCGTCGAGAGCATCACGGCCCGCAAGAAGGGCATCGTGGTCACCGAACTGCCCTACATGGTGGGCGCGGAGCGAGTGATCGAGAAGATCAAGGACGCCGTCGGAGCCCGCAAGCTCCAAGGCGTGACGAACGTGCAGAACCTGACCGACCGGCACCACGGCCTGCGGTTGGTCATCGAGATCAAGAGCGGATTCAACCCCGAGGCCGTGCTGGAGCAGCTCTTCAAGCACACCCCGATGGAGGAGTCCTTCGGGATCAACAACGTGGCGCTGGTCGACGGACAGCCGCGCACCCTGGGGCTGCGTGAGCTCCTGCAGGTCTACGTCGCCCACCGCCTTGAGGTGGTGCGCCGGCGCACGGCCTACCGCCTGGCGCGAGCCACCGAGCGCGCGCACCTCGTGGCAGGCCTGTTGATCGCCATCGCGGACATCGACGAGGTCATCCAGGTGATCCGCAGCTCCGATGACGCCGAGACCGCACGTGCCCGGCTGATGAGTGTCTTCGAGCTGGATGAGCCGCAAGCGGAGTACATCCTTCAGCTGCGGCTGCGTCGCTTGACCAAGTTCTCCCGCCTCGAACTCGAAGCCGAGCAGGACGAACTGGCCCGGCGTATCCAGGAACTCACCGACATCCTCGATTCCGACGAGCGTCTGCGCGAGGTGGTGTCCGAGGAGCTGGCCGCCATCGCCGCCGAGCACGCCGATCCGCGGCGCACCGTCCTGCTCGAGCGCCCCGGTGGTGAGGCCGTGGGAGCCTCCGCCGGCAAAGCCAGCGGCAAGGCCGGTTCCGTGCCGTTGGAGATCCCGGACGACCCTTGCCGCGTGCTGCTCTCCGGCACAGGGCTGGTGGCTCGCACCGCCGAAGCTGAGGCGCCGATGCGCTCCGGCGGCCGCGTCGCGCACGATGCGCTCACCGGGGAGGTTCCGGCCACCGCGCGCGGGCACGTGGGCGTGGTGACCTCCACCGGGCGCCTGGTGCGCATGGAGGTCATCGACATTCCCGGCCTACCTCCCACTTCTGGCCCGCCCAGCCTGTCCGGGGGCATCCCGCTGAGTGAGCTCGTCGCCCTCGACGCCGGCGAGCACGCAGTCGGCCTGGCACGGCTCGAGGACGACGCCGCACCCCTGACCCTGGCAACAGCGCGCGGCACCATCAAGCGGGTCCGCCCCGGTGATCGGCCTGGAAACAAGGAGTCCTGGACGGTCATCTCGCTGGAGGAAGGCGACCGGGTGATCGGCGCCCTGCACTCCGGAGATGAGGATCAGCTCGTGTTGATCTCCTCCGGCGCGCACCTGTTGCGCTTCTCCGCCTCACTTGTGCGGCCCCAGGGCCGTTCCGGGCAGGGCGTAGCCGGCATGAAGCTCGGCGACGGTGTCGAGGTGCTCCACCTGGCTGCCGTGGCTGAGGCGGAACTCTCCGCCGCCGTGGTCGTCACGGTGGCCGGCACCTCCGCGGCGCTGCCGGGCACCACGGCGGGCAGCGCCAAGGTCACACCCTTGGATCGCTACCCCGGCAAGGGGCGTGCCACCAGCGGGGTGCGCGCTCAGCGCTTCCTGCGGGGCGAAGACGCACTGGTGCTCGCCTGGGCGGGCCCGGAGCCCGCCCGCGCCGTGGGTTCGGGTGGACAGCCCGTCGAACTGCCAGAGATCGATGAGCGGCGCGACGGCTCAGGCCGGCCGTTGAGCGCCCCGGTGGCCGCCGTGGGGTGA
- a CDS encoding serine hydrolase yields the protein MTLAATAAPLEAELGLTAFVHARDLDSDAQVGLRSEDLVVTASVFKIPVLLEVCRQVAAGERAATDRIDLGAEDFQVLGGTGIAAFSDPISLSLRDLYLSMMNVSDNRATDVVMDLVGWDRIAATLAELGMTQTVLEGDTAALFASMRDDLGIEPGGSMDGVAKNRTREYRAIRAQDPRHSHRSTPEETTRLLGRIWNADGIDASACAEVRRVMGMQVYGHRLRTGFPGSVSVAGKTGTLSFIRNEAGVVTFPDGRRYAVAVFLRHRTADSVAPDLDRAIGTLGAAAVGELRGEEIVLEGPLDSDML from the coding sequence ATGACTCTCGCCGCAACCGCCGCACCACTGGAGGCCGAGCTCGGCCTGACGGCCTTCGTTCACGCCCGCGACCTGGACTCCGACGCCCAGGTGGGCCTGCGTTCCGAGGATCTCGTGGTGACCGCCTCGGTGTTCAAGATCCCGGTGCTGCTGGAGGTGTGCCGGCAGGTCGCGGCCGGTGAGCGTGCGGCCACCGACCGGATCGATCTCGGTGCCGAGGACTTCCAGGTGCTCGGCGGCACCGGAATCGCGGCCTTCTCCGACCCGATCTCGCTGTCCCTGCGAGACCTGTACCTGTCGATGATGAATGTCTCCGACAACCGCGCGACCGACGTGGTGATGGACCTCGTGGGCTGGGATCGGATCGCGGCCACGCTGGCCGAACTCGGTATGACTCAGACGGTGCTCGAGGGTGACACCGCGGCGCTCTTCGCCTCCATGCGTGACGACCTCGGCATCGAGCCGGGCGGGTCCATGGACGGTGTGGCCAAGAACCGCACCCGGGAGTACCGGGCCATCCGCGCGCAGGATCCCCGGCACTCCCACCGCTCCACCCCGGAGGAGACCACCCGGCTGCTGGGACGGATCTGGAATGCCGATGGCATCGATGCCAGCGCCTGCGCCGAGGTGCGCCGCGTGATGGGCATGCAGGTCTACGGCCACCGCCTGCGCACCGGCTTCCCGGGCTCGGTCTCGGTTGCGGGGAAGACCGGGACACTCTCCTTCATCCGCAACGAGGCGGGTGTGGTCACCTTTCCCGATGGCCGTCGCTATGCCGTGGCGGTCTTCCTGCGCCACCGCACTGCGGACTCGGTGGCTCCCGACCTGGACCGCGCCATCGGTACGCTCGGCGCCGCCGCGGTCGGTGAGCTCCGCGGCGAGGAGATCGTCCTGGAGGGCCCGCTGGACTCCGACATGCTGTGA